The proteins below are encoded in one region of Delphinus delphis chromosome 4, mDelDel1.2, whole genome shotgun sequence:
- the TRA2B gene encoding transformer-2 protein homolog beta isoform X3, protein MSTRRRHVGNRANPDPNCCLGVFGLSLYTTERDLREVFSKYGPIADVSIVYDQQSRRSRGFAFVYFENVDDAKEAKERANGMELDGRRIRVDFSITKRPHTPTPGIYMGRPTYGSSRRRDYYDRGYDRGYDDRDYYSRSYRGGGGGGGGWRAAQDRDQIYRRRSPSPYYSRGGYRSRSRSRSYSPRRY, encoded by the exons gcAAATCCTGATCCCAACTGTTGTCTTGGAGTATTTGGATTGAGCTTATACACTACAGAAAGAGATCTAAGAGAAGTGTTCTCTAAATATGGCCCAATTGCTGATGTGTCTATTGTATATGACCAGCAGTCTAGACGTTCAAGAGGATTtgcctttgtatattttgaaaatgtagatGATGCCAAGGAA GCGAAAGAGCGTGCCAATGGAATGGAGCTTGATGGACGTAGGATCAGAGTTGATTTCTCTATAACAAAGAGACCACATACCCCAACACCAGGAATTTACATGGGGAGACCTACCTA TGGCAGCTCACGCCGTCGAGATTACTACGACAGGGGTTATGATCGAGGCTATGATGATCGGGACTATTACAGCAGGTCATACAG aggaggaggaggaggaggaggaggatggagagcTGCTCAAGACAGGGATCAGATATACAG AAGACGGTCACCTTCTCCCTACTATAGTCGTGGAGGATACAGATCACGTTCCAGATCTCGATCATACTCACCTC gTCGCTATTAA